A region from the Tigriopus californicus strain San Diego chromosome 9, Tcal_SD_v2.1, whole genome shotgun sequence genome encodes:
- the LOC131887116 gene encoding uncharacterized protein LOC131887116 produces the protein MGSEWIRIVEQTSGNFFLPNQITGYSTPLYSNLENLNNYKSSCLGHYHFRLVWPGLGYFNEWLQDNDMIQPSPVAGFKKIALKYPNHFGGLFYVNIGGLSSGDPDDTLAKGDTRPGGGSYGVGRFSGTSGNLLPGPVGRDGSTSIDVEHLILFIKDDCN, from the exons ATGGGATCGGAATGGATCAGAATTGTGGAACAAACCTCGGGGAATTTTTTCTTGCCCAATCAGATCACTGGCTATTCAACTCCTTTGTACTCTAATCtggaaaatttgaacaactaCAA ATCGTCTTGCCTTGGTCATTACCATTTTAGATTGGTTTGGCCAGGCTTGGGTTACTTCAATGAATGGTTGCAAGATAATGACATGATTCAGCCCTCGCCAGTTGCCGGGTTCAAAA AGATTGCGTTAAAATATCCGAATCACTTTGGTGGATTATTTTACGTTAACATTGGTGGACTTAGCTCGGGAGATCCTGATGATACCTTGGCCAAAGGGGATACCCGGCCTGGAGGAGGAAGTTATGGAGTCGGTCGATTTTCGGGTACTTCAGGAAACTTGTTGCCCGGCCCAGTGGGCCGAGACGGTTCCACAAGCATAGATGTGGAACACCTTATCTTATTCATTAAAGACGATTGCAATTGA